A stretch of uncultured Methanobrevibacter sp. DNA encodes these proteins:
- a CDS encoding non-ribosomal peptide synthetase, with amino-acid sequence MDLFNLSSAQKMLLFSEINNPHNDSFYLKFRKNYDLEDFDAVKSAIECISKEYLNLQIKYDENGEFKQYFTDGRVVNVDSFDISDDIDEFIEDYLDKPFDDIFDSPLYRWAVLKTDDSTVLIGVVQHILLDGTSLFSIIPQEIERYMDCVKDNSEFVPIDYSYDSYVDEEIKYLASDDAQNDKKYWLNSLKDYNQDWYSFDDSELGYLEVLFDKTHEFNYSPFVTSLALCFLYLAKSKKDNKLFKDLVLNTSVHGRYFGQGDALGMFVNTIPLRLEYDEELTFDELLAYSKKVLKEGLSHAKLQFSEYTTDLRNNNIDPDCISMVSIVSNSTEYGSKFLTLQKDIKFPLHFRINKNFSDKDGLQSIFIEYDKSCFEAREIDSIGQGIKDLARQVENDPSKKCRDYDIEEVEFFKAENYYNNLINSFDNPTAISPDVSGDEVEFTKISRPIDIDKLKNLSNKYSLPKEKVLLATFLYDLTKFSFSKDILIAYNRVAAGYHFNTDLSVGEYFNDFKKTFEEYNSYPLMNNRKLNFESEILFFIREFDRKDYKLVLNYESGNINISYDKSFYSKELMEAFLESMDVLLDKFDCEDTLLKDISIRREIELDEGFEIELANEGIVNRVFEDIALKNPKKTILYAEDGQLTYDELNRKANKIANALIKRGVNVEDRIMFMMRRNSDLIAAVLGIVKAGAAFIPIDPNYPKNRIEQILEDSDSRFVITSADIEYGGENRIDVDELLKEEDDSNPKIELTPDNLCFLIYTSGSTGKPKGVMITHRGITNYVANVEENVPIYELNHRCNKFISISTVSFIVFLREIFGTILNGLPVVFANDEQAIDPLQLVELFKSTDAEGFGSTPTRLLEYLQLEEIQEVVGKCNVIIVGGEGFPPVLYDRLSKYTSADIYNSYGPTEVTIASHYKLIDSPEVTAGWPMLNVVCKVMDIDGNQLPPYVSGEIYVGGAGIARGYLNNPEQTDKVFMQLNDIAYYNTGDLGKKDASGELYVLGRNDTQIKLRGLRIELSEIEGAIANFDNITLSSVVVKKLNSIEHLCAYFTATCDIDMDELKQHLVDSLPEYMVPSYFTQMEEFPKTPNGKTDFKNLPDPEIDVEESIKPRTDLENELFNMVSDILGIDEFGVNTDLFSIGLTSLTVIQLTSAIYNNLNAQLNVTEILKYKTIERIASEIKVEEDASADIQELYPLTPNQLGVYFDCIKDPENLAYNLPKKMEFDNGIDAEKLKSSIIKAIDNHPYLKTRIIMDGGEVYQQRRDSLNVDDMIEIVDEFNEDEFVQPFKLDEGPLFRFKIVGNSMLLADFHHIIVDGTSLNILFDEIAKIYDGKDYEMEELDGFEYSLSENKVKQSTLYKEAELFFSNKINEFDNATLIAQDINGDESDGKSAMRDIFIDKTAVDGFCSKSSISQNNLFLAATSFVINKFVFNRDTLIATITNGRFNPNQQKTLAMMVKTLPLALKLNSQSTLKEYLEYINHEWLNVLAYSSYPLTEISNEFDIAPEIFYAYHGKIIEDIEIAGMNVERQSIDYDGLKFKININVVEVDNQYRIFCEYNDQLYSESLIDTLLDSIRIVLNKFQTFDENTLMSDISIIENDDWGVDDFEYDEIPEDRLNKIFENQVELHPDRVVLYATDGEFTYAELNEKANRIAHALIKKGVGPEDRVMFILNRNSNVIASAFGILKSGAAFIPVDSEYPSERIEHVLTDSESKYIIIDDVIEKKGINLSDYSENLLDINELLKEEDTSNPDPDVSGSNMAYLIYTSGSTGLPKGVILEHGNIANFVYPDPRNVCTYELVHNLEKEDYKVLSTTTVAFDVFQQELMGSLLNGVPMVFANDTEYKDPIEMMDLIRRSGANVYVATPSRLLQYLEIEAMQEVMYGFKVYIHAGEPFSARLYELLSKNSKGKFFNMYGPTETTVYCNGHLLESPDIHIGKELFNVHEMVMDFDSNPLPPNVIGELFIAGKGVSREYLNRPENNAKAYEIINGVRFYHSGDFVKVTPEGNYYVFGRMDNQIKLRGLRIEIGEIEVGLGNYPGIKSVAVVVKNIKGNDHLCAYFTVHDEYKDENREENGYSIDIDDLKASLAEKLVYYMVPTVYMELDEMPQTANGKTDLRNLPEPELITEYVAPENEIEAFFANLFGEILGLDEVSATDSFFEIGGTSLLVTKITMEALNRNYNLNYGDVFSNPTPRALSEFILSDETMDKKAEVTYDYTQINNLLKKNNLKALIDGEIEESLGNILLTGATGFLGIHVLRELLENETGDIYCFIRANKVLSGEERLKSLLFYYFSNEYEEQFNNRLHVIEGDITNIEDFENLASEKIDTIINCAANVKHFSSGTDIEDINLGGVINGLKFAKMKHAKYVQVSTYSIAGESIDNYPPVDVKFSEHDLFIGQAVDNQYLSSKFLAERAVLEAAVEDDLDVKIMRVGNLMARSSDSEFQINFESNGFINRLKAFVTIGKMPYSMLMNNVEFSPIDTTAKAIINLSKTPKECTVFHPYDHHSVCFGDIIEIIKPLGLNIEPVEEDDYETALDEALADKSKQEGVSGLITSIGSGKVKKIWMPVDNTYTIQTLYRLGIKWPFISEEYIYNFVKFLEDLDFFSI; translated from the coding sequence TTGAAAACAGACGATTCGACTGTGCTTATCGGGGTTGTTCAGCATATTTTACTTGACGGAACCTCACTTTTTTCAATAATACCTCAAGAAATTGAAAGATACATGGATTGCGTTAAAGACAACAGTGAATTTGTTCCAATAGATTACTCCTATGACAGTTATGTTGATGAGGAGATAAAGTATCTCGCTTCAGATGATGCGCAAAACGACAAGAAATATTGGCTTAATTCATTGAAGGATTATAATCAGGACTGGTATTCATTTGATGATTCCGAATTGGGTTATCTTGAAGTCCTGTTTGACAAGACTCATGAATTCAATTACTCTCCATTCGTAACTTCCCTTGCACTTTGTTTCTTATATCTGGCAAAATCCAAAAAGGACAATAAGTTATTCAAAGATTTGGTTTTAAACACTTCAGTTCATGGAAGATACTTCGGACAGGGTGATGCACTGGGAATGTTTGTTAATACAATTCCATTAAGGCTTGAGTATGATGAGGAATTGACATTTGATGAATTGCTTGCATATTCCAAAAAAGTTCTAAAGGAAGGTTTAAGTCATGCAAAATTACAGTTCAGTGAATATACTACTGATTTAAGAAATAACAACATTGACCCTGACTGCATTTCAATGGTTTCAATAGTATCCAACTCAACAGAATATGGCTCCAAATTCCTCACCCTTCAAAAGGACATCAAGTTCCCGCTTCACTTCAGAATAAATAAGAATTTTTCAGATAAGGACGGCCTACAGTCCATATTTATTGAATATGACAAGTCATGTTTTGAAGCAAGAGAAATAGACTCAATCGGGCAGGGCATTAAAGATTTGGCAAGGCAGGTTGAAAATGATCCTTCCAAAAAATGCAGGGATTATGATATAGAAGAAGTTGAATTCTTTAAGGCTGAAAACTATTATAATAATTTAATCAATTCATTCGATAATCCAACAGCAATTTCACCTGATGTCAGCGGAGATGAAGTTGAATTTACAAAAATTTCCAGGCCAATAGATATTGATAAACTGAAGAATCTCTCTAACAAGTATTCTTTGCCAAAAGAAAAAGTATTGCTTGCAACTTTCCTTTATGACTTAACCAAGTTTTCATTTTCAAAAGATATTCTGATAGCTTATAATCGTGTTGCAGCAGGATACCACTTCAACACAGATTTAAGTGTAGGAGAATATTTCAACGATTTCAAAAAAACATTTGAAGAGTATAATTCATATCCTCTCATGAATAACAGAAAGCTAAACTTTGAAAGTGAAATATTATTCTTCATCAGGGAATTCGACAGGAAAGATTATAAATTGGTATTGAATTATGAAAGTGGAAACATTAACATCAGCTATGACAAATCATTCTATTCAAAAGAGCTCATGGAAGCATTTCTAGAGTCAATGGATGTGTTGCTGGATAAGTTTGACTGTGAAGATACTCTGTTGAAGGACATTTCAATCAGAAGGGAAATAGAATTGGATGAAGGATTCGAGATTGAACTTGCAAATGAAGGAATTGTAAACAGGGTATTTGAAGATATTGCATTGAAAAATCCTAAAAAGACAATACTTTATGCTGAAGACGGCCAACTAACATATGATGAATTGAACAGAAAAGCAAACAAAATCGCTAATGCATTAATCAAAAGGGGAGTAAATGTTGAAGATAGAATAATGTTCATGATGAGAAGGAACAGCGATTTGATTGCAGCAGTTTTAGGTATTGTCAAAGCAGGAGCGGCGTTCATTCCAATTGATCCTAATTATCCGAAAAACAGAATAGAGCAGATTCTTGAAGACAGTGATTCAAGATTTGTTATCACCTCAGCCGATATTGAATATGGTGGTGAAAACAGGATTGATGTTGATGAACTACTCAAAGAGGAGGATGATTCAAATCCAAAAATTGAATTGACTCCGGACAACCTATGTTTCTTAATATACACTTCAGGTTCAACAGGAAAACCGAAAGGAGTAATGATTACCCACAGGGGAATAACCAATTATGTTGCCAATGTCGAGGAGAATGTGCCGATTTACGAGCTGAACCATAGATGCAATAAGTTTATTTCAATTTCCACCGTATCCTTCATTGTATTTTTAAGGGAAATATTCGGTACAATCTTGAATGGATTACCAGTAGTGTTTGCAAACGATGAACAGGCAATAGACCCATTGCAGTTGGTCGAATTATTCAAATCAACCGATGCAGAAGGATTCGGTTCAACACCAACAAGATTACTTGAATACCTTCAGCTTGAAGAAATCCAGGAAGTTGTCGGCAAATGCAATGTCATAATTGTAGGTGGAGAAGGATTCCCACCTGTACTATATGACAGGCTGTCAAAATACACTTCAGCCGACATTTACAATTCCTACGGACCTACAGAAGTTACCATTGCATCACATTATAAATTGATAGACTCACCTGAAGTAACTGCAGGATGGCCTATGCTTAATGTAGTCTGCAAGGTAATGGATATAGATGGAAATCAGTTGCCTCCATATGTATCCGGTGAAATATATGTGGGAGGGGCTGGTATCGCAAGAGGATATCTAAACAATCCAGAACAAACTGATAAAGTGTTCATGCAACTGAATGACATTGCATATTACAATACAGGAGACCTAGGTAAAAAAGACGCTTCCGGCGAGCTATATGTGTTGGGACGTAACGACACTCAAATCAAGCTTAGAGGTTTAAGAATTGAGCTGTCAGAAATAGAAGGGGCGATTGCAAACTTTGACAATATCACCCTTTCAAGTGTAGTGGTTAAAAAACTCAACTCAATAGAACATCTGTGCGCATATTTCACGGCCACCTGTGATATAGATATGGATGAGCTCAAACAGCACCTGGTTGATTCACTTCCTGAATATATGGTGCCGTCCTATTTCACACAAATGGAAGAATTCCCAAAAACACCTAATGGAAAAACTGACTTCAAAAACCTTCCAGATCCTGAAATTGATGTTGAAGAATCCATAAAACCAAGAACAGACCTTGAAAATGAATTGTTCAATATGGTATCTGACATCCTTGGAATTGATGAGTTTGGGGTCAATACTGATTTGTTCAGCATAGGATTAACCTCACTGACAGTAATCCAGCTAACTTCAGCAATATACAATAATCTGAATGCTCAATTGAACGTAACTGAAATCCTGAAATACAAGACAATTGAAAGAATAGCTTCAGAAATTAAAGTTGAAGAAGATGCATCTGCAGACATTCAGGAATTGTATCCGTTAACACCAAATCAGCTTGGAGTTTACTTTGACTGCATTAAAGACCCTGAAAATCTTGCATACAATCTTCCAAAGAAAATGGAATTTGACAATGGCATAGATGCAGAAAAGCTCAAATCATCAATCATCAAAGCCATAGATAATCACCCATACCTGAAAACAAGAATTATTATGGATGGTGGTGAAGTCTACCAGCAAAGAAGAGATTCCTTAAATGTCGATGATATGATTGAAATTGTAGATGAATTTAATGAGGATGAATTTGTGCAACCGTTCAAATTGGATGAAGGACCGCTCTTCAGGTTTAAGATAGTTGGAAATTCAATGCTTCTTGCCGATTTCCACCACATCATTGTTGACGGAACATCTCTAAACATTCTTTTTGATGAAATTGCAAAAATCTATGACGGTAAAGACTATGAGATGGAAGAGCTAGACGGATTCGAATATTCATTAAGTGAAAACAAGGTTAAACAGTCAACCCTCTATAAGGAAGCTGAATTGTTCTTTTCAAACAAAATAAATGAATTTGATAATGCAACATTGATTGCTCAGGACATCAACGGTGATGAGTCAGATGGTAAATCTGCAATGAGAGACATTTTCATTGACAAGACTGCCGTTGACGGATTCTGTTCCAAATCAAGCATCAGTCAAAACAATCTGTTTTTGGCAGCAACTTCATTTGTAATAAACAAATTCGTTTTCAACAGGGATACATTAATTGCAACAATCACTAACGGAAGATTCAATCCTAATCAGCAAAAAACATTGGCAATGATGGTTAAGACATTGCCGTTGGCATTGAAATTAAACTCACAGTCAACACTTAAGGAATATCTTGAATACATAAACCATGAATGGCTCAACGTATTGGCATATTCATCTTATCCTTTAACAGAAATATCAAATGAATTCGACATCGCTCCGGAAATATTCTATGCTTATCATGGAAAAATCATAGAGGACATTGAAATTGCCGGCATGAATGTTGAAAGACAGTCAATTGACTATGACGGATTGAAATTCAAGATAAACATCAATGTAGTTGAAGTCGACAATCAATACAGAATTTTCTGTGAATACAACGACCAGCTATACTCAGAATCTTTAATTGACACATTGCTTGATTCTATTAGAATTGTCCTAAACAAATTCCAGACATTCGATGAAAATACTTTGATGAGCGATATTTCAATCATTGAAAATGATGATTGGGGTGTTGACGATTTTGAATATGATGAAATTCCTGAAGACAGATTAAACAAGATATTTGAGAATCAGGTTGAATTGCATCCGGACAGGGTTGTATTATATGCAACAGATGGTGAGTTCACATATGCCGAATTAAACGAAAAGGCAAATAGAATTGCTCATGCCCTCATCAAAAAAGGAGTCGGTCCTGAAGATAGGGTGATGTTCATTCTAAACAGAAACAGCAATGTAATCGCATCTGCATTCGGTATCTTAAAATCAGGTGCTGCATTCATTCCCGTGGATTCAGAATATCCTTCAGAGAGAATAGAGCATGTGCTGACTGACAGTGAATCAAAATACATTATTATTGATGATGTAATTGAGAAAAAGGGCATCAATTTAAGTGATTACAGTGAAAACCTATTGGATATTAATGAATTGCTTAAAGAGGAAGACACTTCCAATCCTGACCCTGATGTATCAGGCAGCAATATGGCTTACCTTATCTACACCTCCGGTTCAACAGGACTTCCAAAAGGAGTAATTCTTGAACATGGAAACATTGCAAACTTCGTATATCCTGATCCAAGAAACGTGTGTACTTATGAATTGGTCCACAATCTTGAAAAAGAGGATTATAAGGTATTGTCTACTACAACCGTTGCATTTGATGTATTCCAACAGGAATTGATGGGGTCCCTATTGAATGGAGTTCCAATGGTATTTGCAAATGATACTGAGTATAAGGATCCGATTGAGATGATGGACCTTATACGCAGGAGCGGTGCAAACGTTTACGTTGCAACACCTTCAAGATTGCTTCAGTATCTTGAAATCGAAGCGATGCAGGAGGTAATGTATGGATTTAAGGTATACATCCATGCGGGAGAGCCGTTCTCTGCGAGATTGTATGAACTCCTATCCAAAAACTCCAAAGGAAAATTCTTCAACATGTACGGACCAACCGAAACAACAGTATACTGTAACGGTCATCTTTTGGAAAGTCCAGACATCCACATTGGAAAGGAATTATTCAACGTTCATGAAATGGTTATGGACTTCGATTCAAATCCTCTGCCTCCAAATGTCATCGGTGAGTTGTTCATTGCTGGAAAAGGTGTTTCAAGAGAATACCTTAACCGTCCTGAGAACAATGCAAAAGCCTATGAGATAATCAATGGAGTAAGGTTCTACCATTCCGGAGACTTTGTTAAAGTTACACCTGAAGGAAACTATTATGTGTTCGGAAGAATGGACAATCAAATCAAGCTTAGAGGTTTAAGAATCGAAATAGGTGAGATTGAAGTTGGTCTTGGAAATTATCCTGGAATCAAATCAGTTGCAGTTGTAGTTAAAAATATCAAAGGAAATGACCATTTATGCGCTTACTTTACGGTCCATGATGAATACAAGGATGAAAACCGTGAAGAAAATGGCTATTCAATCGATATAGATGACCTCAAGGCTTCACTTGCTGAAAAGCTTGTATACTATATGGTTCCAACAGTCTATATGGAACTTGATGAAATGCCTCAAACAGCAAACGGCAAAACAGACTTGAGAAACTTGCCTGAACCTGAACTCATTACAGAGTATGTTGCTCCTGAAAATGAGATTGAAGCATTCTTTGCTAACCTATTTGGTGAAATATTAGGTCTTGATGAAGTAAGTGCAACAGACAGTTTCTTTGAAATTGGTGGAACTTCTCTTCTCGTTACTAAAATCACAATGGAAGCTTTAAACCGTAATTATAATTTGAATTATGGTGATGTATTCTCAAATCCTACTCCAAGAGCATTGTCTGAGTTCATTTTATCGGATGAAACAATGGACAAAAAGGCTGAAGTTACCTATGACTACACACAGATTAACAATCTGCTCAAGAAAAACAACCTCAAGGCACTGATTGATGGTGAAATTGAAGAAAGTTTAGGAAATATATTGCTTACAGGAGCAACTGGATTTTTAGGAATACATGTATTGCGGGAATTATTGGAAAATGAAACAGGAGATATTTACTGTTTTATTAGGGCGAATAAGGTCCTGAGCGGTGAAGAAAGGTTAAAATCATTACTCTTCTATTACTTCTCAAATGAATATGAAGAACAATTCAACAACAGATTACATGTCATTGAAGGGGACATTACCAACATTGAGGACTTTGAAAATCTTGCTTCTGAAAAAATCGATACCATAATCAACTGTGCAGCTAACGTAAAACACTTCTCATCCGGAACTGATATCGAGGATATCAACCTTGGAGGTGTAATAAACGGACTCAAATTTGCAAAGATGAAACATGCAAAATATGTGCAGGTATCCACATACAGTATTGCAGGTGAAAGTATAGACAACTACCCTCCTGTTGATGTCAAATTCTCAGAACATGATCTCTTTATCGGTCAGGCAGTTGACAACCAATATCTCAGCTCAAAATTCCTTGCAGAACGTGCGGTATTGGAAGCTGCAGTTGAAGATGATTTGGATGTAAAAATCATGAGGGTTGGAAACCTTATGGCAAGAAGCTCAGACAGCGAATTCCAAATTAATTTCGAATCAAACGGATTCATAAATCGTTTGAAAGCATTTGTAACAATTGGAAAAATGCCTTATTCCATGCTTATGAACAATGTGGAATTTTCACCGATTGACACTACTGCAAAAGCTATTATTAATCTTTCAAAAACTCCTAAAGAATGTACTGTATTCCATCCATATGATCACCATAGCGTTTGCTTCGGCGACATCATTGAAATTATCAAGCCTTTAGGATTGAATATTGAGCCTGTTGAGGAAGATGATTATGAAACTGCTTTGGATGAAGCACTTGCCGATAAGTCAAAGCAGGAGGGAGTATCAGGTCTTATCACATCAATCGGTTCTGGAAAAGTCAAAAAAATCTGGATGCCGGTCGACAATACATACACCATTCAGACATTATATCGTTTGGGCATCAAATGGCCATTCATATCTGAGGAGTATATCTATAATTTTGTAAAATTCCTTGAAGATTTAGATTTCTTCAGTATCTAG